One part of the Sorangiineae bacterium MSr11954 genome encodes these proteins:
- a CDS encoding SapB/AmfS family lanthipeptide: protein MSILDLQAIEDASEVETSDDSFAAGSDLSVLGDCGDSGISLLLCG from the coding sequence ATGTCCATCCTCGATTTGCAGGCCATCGAAGACGCTTCGGAAGTCGAAACCAGCGACGATTCGTTTGCAGCAGGCAGCGATCTGAGCGTCCTCGGCGACTGTGGTGACAGCGGGATCAGCTTGCTCCTCTGCGGTTGA
- a CDS encoding sigma-70 family RNA polymerase sigma factor, giving the protein MTSHWSSSTFREALVALVRRRVPEKDAEDVVQSTLAEALASQTRPSEPEALRQWIYGIARHKVADYHRRARREVFDVPEIPVHVSSEEADDLLRWAARELPSGRDAQQTLEWLLREGEGEKLESIADGEKLPAARVRQRVSRLRRHFVARRAAQMAALAALGIVGILVVLWLARARRPAPDAPMAQDIGPEVPKEPTPHERALNERDEGLALCERGEWRACLDSLDRAATLEPEIAKDPAVESARDAARKIVAPELVPQDLSAPVPTAPPVPTAPPPPVPTAPPSVPTTAPSSVPTTSAPPVRRPQRRSSSSDAPWTPAAPPKPGDSYGGVGTPSLGTKK; this is encoded by the coding sequence GTGACGTCCCATTGGTCCTCGTCCACCTTCCGCGAAGCCCTCGTCGCGCTCGTGCGCCGTCGTGTTCCCGAGAAGGATGCCGAGGATGTCGTTCAGTCGACGTTGGCCGAGGCTCTGGCATCGCAGACGCGCCCCAGCGAGCCGGAGGCGCTGCGTCAGTGGATCTATGGCATCGCACGGCATAAGGTGGCCGACTACCATCGGCGCGCGCGGCGAGAGGTCTTCGACGTTCCCGAGATCCCCGTCCATGTATCGTCGGAAGAGGCCGACGATCTTTTGCGGTGGGCGGCGCGTGAGCTCCCGAGCGGGCGCGATGCGCAGCAGACGCTCGAGTGGCTTTTGCGCGAGGGCGAGGGCGAAAAGCTCGAGTCGATCGCCGATGGGGAAAAGCTGCCCGCGGCGCGCGTTCGCCAGCGGGTGAGCCGCTTGCGGAGGCATTTCGTGGCGCGCCGGGCTGCGCAAATGGCCGCGCTGGCGGCGCTCGGGATCGTGGGGATCCTGGTCGTCCTCTGGTTGGCGCGCGCGCGGCGACCGGCGCCCGATGCGCCGATGGCGCAAGATATCGGCCCCGAGGTGCCGAAGGAGCCGACACCGCACGAGCGCGCCTTGAACGAGCGCGACGAAGGTCTCGCGCTTTGCGAACGCGGGGAGTGGCGCGCGTGCCTCGACTCGCTGGATCGCGCCGCCACGTTGGAGCCCGAGATCGCGAAGGATCCCGCGGTGGAGAGCGCGCGAGACGCTGCGCGAAAGATCGTGGCGCCCGAGCTCGTGCCGCAGGACTTGTCGGCCCCCGTGCCGACGGCGCCGCCCGTGCCGACGGCGCCGCCGCCGCCCGTGCCGACGGCGCCGCCGTCCGTGCCGACGACGGCGCCGTCGTCCGTTCCGACGACGTCGGCGCCGCCCGTGCGAAGACCTCAGCGTCGCTCGAGCTCGAGCGATGCGCCTTGGACGCCGGCGGCGCCGCCAAAGCCAGGGGACTCCTACGGCGGTGTGGGTACCCCCTCCCTCGGCACGAAGAAGTAG
- a CDS encoding amino acid adenylation domain-containing protein yields MTTHAEAPAIETTGLALEGVRLSPVQRRLWALHQHGVSATARARVRAFGRIEHERLARALRDVVARHEILRTTFHRDARLKFPLQRAGAGAFAWRYIELEGLPESEQRATIATLWQEAARRDFDLALGPVLDVTLLRRGAEHHELLLVLPALSADAWTLRLFVRELAEAYAHRAGPPEGSEEPAQYAQYSEWQNELSGGGDVSPLASQAPSAAPIVLPFEDASDGARAVYARVELGVEARVAIGLEALARRQGTTVSALLLAAWLVHRARLSPGLGAQNVRKELGVAVLSAGRHVEELHEVMGPVASWMPAVCRVDEAVSFGELVRRVEAALDEGLDPLDQDAPERTAEWPAVQHGTSDWVGFAYDEIPKAVMASGTSWQLEAQCMGPPGLKLALSVVRGARGDDVRSDGVRGDGVRGDGVRGDGVRGDGVRGDDGVRDDGASVTIWYDTHRVSSGGAATLAEQYVALVGTLESSWDAPVGALRILGAPERARRLTDGRGKAPDSAPRLLQRAFEQQAARRPDSLAVICGEQRLTYRELNRRANRLARELSRRGLKPGSPVGLCCERSADMIVGLLGVLKAGGAYAPLDPQAPSERLLQQLRQGAFSIVLTNRDEAWPHTGCAIVRVDGSPAPDQDANPDVTPRLDDLASVIFTSGSTGVPKGVAITHRGIANYTQALCGALDIEPGLHFATVTTLSADLGNTSIFASLATGGCLHVIDYETATDGQKFAEYTERYALDVLKIVPSHLGALLDAGQGRAVLPRRLLVLGGEALPMALADRIAALGGTCAVVNHYGPTETTVGALVLPLRDLRDRFGCASVPIGRPLPGDESYILDTDLEPAAVGTVGELYLGGAGLARGYLGRPDLTAERFVPHPFAAGARLYRTGDLARYRPDGTVEFLGRRDHQLKIRGFRVELGEIEARLSEHPAVGQAIVLARQDEGFALVAYVVPKQLDEKPHEKLDPAKVREFLVPRLPDYMLPTDIVVLPRLPLTANGKVDRKALPSPADRRAKHAHVAPRTPIEETLARIWADVLGVAKVGVDDDFFALGGHSLLAIPLMHRIQQSFGTGLSLMAIFRAPTVAGLAELIAQARAGQSLEAGAHANAAADADANAVANADANAVADARANAVVNADANAVANADANAAADARANAVANADANAVADARANAVANADANAAADARANAVANAGAGARASSTIVALRQASPSAHARPPLFCVDPTGRHVTAYQPLADALGDDRPVLGLDLGSVLGHEDDSIPFITEALAREVQAYQPRGPYHLLGWSLGGVLALGVARVLEARGESVGFLGILDTQPRTHLYTGEAPDVVSELAGYIDPHRREELLALPQEELRALKERLDRLAARERVEQAAIWAQARGFLPEDAPAAAFWHRYVLLRDAALFLNALPARALRASLCVWWSEETIENYGGPAVDWQAFTGGAVHTVRVPGDHLAAVQSGEATTSVRAALDRLLAPP; encoded by the coding sequence GTGACGACCCACGCGGAAGCACCTGCGATCGAAACCACCGGCCTCGCGCTGGAGGGCGTTCGACTCTCCCCCGTGCAGCGGCGCCTCTGGGCCCTGCACCAGCACGGCGTCTCGGCCACCGCGCGGGCGCGCGTTCGGGCCTTTGGCCGCATCGAGCACGAGAGGCTCGCGCGCGCGTTGCGGGATGTCGTCGCGCGCCACGAGATTTTGCGCACGACCTTCCATCGCGACGCGCGCCTCAAGTTCCCGCTCCAACGAGCCGGCGCGGGCGCCTTTGCATGGCGCTACATCGAGCTCGAGGGTCTTCCGGAGAGCGAACAGCGCGCCACCATCGCCACCTTGTGGCAAGAGGCGGCGCGGCGGGATTTCGACCTGGCCCTCGGCCCCGTGCTCGACGTGACCCTCCTCCGGCGCGGCGCCGAGCACCACGAGCTCCTCCTGGTCCTGCCGGCGCTCTCGGCCGACGCATGGACCTTGCGCCTCTTCGTGCGGGAGCTCGCCGAGGCCTACGCGCACCGCGCCGGGCCGCCCGAAGGATCGGAGGAGCCCGCGCAGTACGCGCAATATTCGGAGTGGCAGAACGAGCTCTCCGGCGGTGGAGACGTCTCGCCTTTGGCCTCGCAAGCGCCTTCGGCCGCCCCCATCGTCCTGCCGTTCGAAGACGCCTCGGACGGGGCGCGCGCGGTGTATGCGCGGGTGGAGCTGGGCGTCGAGGCTCGCGTGGCGATCGGGCTCGAAGCCCTGGCGCGCCGTCAGGGGACGACGGTATCGGCGCTTCTATTGGCGGCCTGGCTCGTGCACCGCGCGCGTCTCTCGCCCGGGCTCGGCGCGCAAAACGTGCGAAAGGAGCTCGGCGTGGCCGTCCTCTCCGCGGGGCGGCACGTGGAGGAGCTTCACGAGGTGATGGGGCCCGTGGCGAGCTGGATGCCGGCCGTGTGCCGCGTCGACGAAGCGGTGTCGTTCGGTGAGCTCGTGCGGCGGGTGGAGGCTGCGCTCGACGAGGGGCTCGATCCGCTCGACCAGGATGCGCCCGAGCGCACGGCGGAGTGGCCCGCGGTGCAGCATGGCACATCGGATTGGGTAGGATTTGCTTACGACGAAATTCCGAAGGCGGTGATGGCCTCGGGCACGTCCTGGCAACTCGAGGCGCAGTGCATGGGGCCACCGGGTCTCAAGCTCGCGCTGTCCGTCGTGCGCGGCGCACGTGGCGACGATGTACGTAGCGACGGCGTACGTGGCGACGGCGTACGTGGCGACGGCGTACGTGGCGACGGCGTACGTGGCGACGGCGTACGTGGCGACGACGGCGTGCGCGATGACGGCGCGTCGGTGACGATCTGGTACGATACCCATCGCGTATCGAGCGGCGGTGCCGCGACCCTCGCCGAGCAGTACGTCGCGCTCGTGGGCACCTTGGAGTCATCGTGGGACGCACCCGTGGGCGCGCTTCGCATCCTCGGGGCGCCCGAGCGCGCGCGCAGGCTCACCGATGGCCGCGGCAAAGCCCCAGATTCGGCGCCGCGGCTCCTCCAGCGCGCCTTCGAGCAGCAAGCCGCGCGAAGGCCGGACTCGCTCGCGGTCATCTGCGGCGAGCAGCGCTTGACGTACCGGGAGCTCAATCGCCGCGCCAATCGACTTGCGCGCGAGCTGTCGCGCCGAGGCTTGAAGCCCGGGAGCCCCGTCGGTCTCTGCTGCGAGCGCTCCGCCGACATGATCGTCGGCCTTCTGGGCGTCCTCAAGGCCGGCGGCGCCTATGCTCCGCTCGATCCGCAGGCGCCCTCCGAGCGTCTCCTGCAGCAGCTCCGGCAAGGCGCCTTCTCCATCGTGCTCACGAACCGCGACGAGGCGTGGCCGCACACGGGCTGCGCCATCGTTCGAGTCGACGGCTCCCCTGCCCCCGACCAGGACGCAAACCCGGACGTCACCCCCCGGCTCGACGATCTCGCGTCCGTCATTTTTACGTCGGGGTCGACGGGCGTGCCGAAGGGCGTCGCCATCACCCATCGCGGCATCGCCAACTACACGCAGGCGCTCTGCGGAGCGCTCGACATCGAGCCCGGCCTCCACTTCGCGACCGTCACGACCTTGAGCGCCGATCTAGGCAACACCAGCATCTTTGCGTCCCTGGCCACGGGCGGATGCCTCCATGTGATCGACTACGAGACGGCCACGGACGGGCAAAAATTTGCAGAATACACCGAACGATACGCGCTCGACGTGTTGAAGATCGTCCCGTCCCACCTCGGCGCGTTGCTCGACGCCGGGCAAGGCCGGGCCGTGTTGCCGCGGCGCCTCCTCGTGCTCGGCGGAGAGGCGCTCCCGATGGCGCTCGCCGATCGGATCGCCGCGCTCGGCGGCACGTGCGCGGTGGTCAACCACTACGGCCCCACCGAGACCACCGTGGGCGCGCTCGTTTTGCCCCTTCGCGATCTGCGCGATCGATTCGGTTGCGCGTCGGTGCCCATCGGGCGGCCGCTGCCCGGCGATGAATCGTACATTCTCGACACGGACCTCGAGCCCGCGGCCGTCGGCACGGTGGGCGAGCTCTATCTCGGCGGCGCCGGTCTGGCGCGCGGCTACCTGGGCCGGCCCGATCTCACCGCCGAGCGCTTCGTGCCGCATCCCTTCGCGGCGGGCGCGCGCCTCTATCGAACGGGCGACCTCGCGAGGTACCGCCCCGACGGCACCGTCGAGTTCCTCGGGCGCCGCGACCATCAGCTCAAGATCCGCGGGTTCCGCGTGGAGCTGGGCGAGATCGAGGCGCGCTTGTCGGAACATCCCGCGGTCGGCCAAGCCATCGTCCTGGCGCGGCAGGACGAGGGCTTCGCGCTCGTCGCATACGTGGTCCCGAAGCAGCTCGACGAAAAACCCCACGAGAAGCTCGACCCCGCGAAGGTGCGCGAGTTCCTCGTCCCCCGGCTGCCCGACTACATGCTCCCCACGGACATCGTGGTCCTTCCGCGGCTCCCCCTCACGGCCAACGGCAAGGTGGATCGCAAGGCCCTCCCCAGCCCCGCGGACCGGCGCGCCAAGCACGCTCATGTCGCGCCCCGCACCCCCATCGAGGAGACGCTCGCGCGCATTTGGGCCGACGTGCTCGGGGTCGCAAAGGTGGGCGTAGACGACGACTTCTTCGCGTTGGGCGGGCACTCGCTGCTCGCCATTCCGCTGATGCACCGAATCCAGCAATCGTTCGGCACCGGGCTCTCGCTGATGGCCATCTTTCGTGCCCCCACCGTTGCCGGCCTGGCCGAGCTCATCGCCCAAGCCCGCGCCGGCCAAAGCCTAGAGGCGGGCGCCCACGCAAACGCTGCCGCCGATGCAGACGCGAACGCCGTCGCAAATGCAGACGCGAACGCCGTCGCCGATGCACGTGCGAACGCCGTCGTAAATGCAGACGCGAACGCCGTCGCAAATGCAGACGCGAACGCTGCCGCCGATGCACGTGCGAACGCCGTCGCAAATGCAGACGCGAACGCCGTCGCCGATGCACGTGCGAACGCCGTCGCAAATGCAGACGCAAACGCTGCCGCCGATGCACGTGCGAACGCCGTCGCAAATGCAGGCGCGGGCGCGCGAGCCTCCTCGACCATCGTAGCCCTCCGCCAAGCGTCACCTTCGGCGCATGCGCGTCCTCCCCTGTTCTGCGTGGACCCCACGGGCCGCCATGTCACGGCGTATCAGCCGCTGGCCGACGCCCTCGGCGACGATCGCCCCGTGCTCGGGCTCGACCTCGGCTCGGTGTTGGGCCACGAAGACGATTCGATTCCATTCATCACCGAGGCGCTCGCCCGCGAGGTGCAAGCGTACCAGCCGCGCGGCCCGTACCATCTACTTGGGTGGTCGTTGGGCGGCGTCCTCGCCCTCGGTGTCGCGCGCGTGCTCGAAGCGCGGGGCGAGTCGGTCGGATTTCTCGGCATCCTCGATACGCAGCCGCGCACCCACCTGTACACGGGCGAAGCGCCCGACGTCGTATCCGAGCTCGCGGGGTACATCGATCCCCATCGCCGCGAGGAGCTCTTGGCGCTGCCGCAAGAGGAGCTTCGCGCCTTGAAGGAGCGCCTCGACCGCCTCGCCGCCCGCGAGCGCGTGGAGCAAGCCGCCATTTGGGCCCAGGCGCGGGGCTTTCTTCCCGAGGACGCCCCGGCCGCCGCATTTTGGCACCGTTACGTCCTACTCCGCGACGCCGCGCTCTTTCTGAACGCGCTGCCCGCGCGTGCTCTGCGCGCGTCCCTTTGCGTCTGGTGGAGCGAGGAGACGATCGAAAACTACGGCGGCCCGGCCGTCGACTGGCAAGCGTTCACCGGCGGCGCCGTGCACACCGTCCGCGTACCGGGCGATCACCTGGCCGCCGTGCAAAGCGGCGAGGCAACGACCAGCGTGCGCGCCGCGCTGGATCGTTTGCTCGCGCCACCCTGA